The proteins below are encoded in one region of Rubripirellula reticaptiva:
- a CDS encoding protein kinase domain-containing protein, which yields MTTVHEPDLPSNIGRYVIRSRLGQGAFGSVYLAFDLDGEREVALKLPRVDRNQQPDVLNEARSLGQLSHSGIVSIQDVGTNNGNCYIVSEYLKGPSLREYLQGNRPTVTESIRIAIALADALAHAHAHRVVHRDLKPENVILVGGRSPVIIDFNLAINDVPHELQRRQKGVVAGTHAYMAPEQVIGEGHRIDGRTDIYALGVILYEMLTGQTPFRSNPSSTLMKQIREDDPQPPRQLMRALPPLLEAICMKSMAKDFPDRYTTADDFASHLRQALQNPNQELHKTIPPPELITTHSLRTDSSASRSHRATRRRVTVVQLNSNVFDSNEIFQRLELGEQIQILEAFQALCRDIVSRQLGQVVQMTDQGLLACFGFPVSVEDSTQRAVRAGIELQQEITAFSAKLHRKKGVRLSASVVIHTDQAILRTIDDETVSLSGRILTVVNQMGVTAGAGAIVATEDTHRLVKGFFDFQSTESLRLRDGEEMLLHHVASERIRSRFDVARVHGRLTRLVGRASETNMLSETWSSVCSGRGKAVFIQGEAGIGKSRLIFELKQHVHRASPHAMILDWSADPQRQSTSLYPAVRSLKLLLGFSEEIPPIKQLSKLVRHLDDLGIEGDEEVALMASLLSIPLAGCYPPLESSPQQKKEKTLELVLKWFSRVAQRSTLFFAVEDLHWIDPSSLELLDRLISTGLDDRILLVATFRPEFQKQWQADSQVNWIELGGLEQQDISEMILQCSSMEAIPAEMESLLAQRTDGVPLFIEEFASMILSGSATISDVPETLQELLMARLDQVESNMEVVQLGAAIGREFRLDLATAVSGIPESEFQSELDRLLRADLVYRYGHGKSTRYVFKHALIQDVAYRAMIKKDRRNVHLKIATVCEEQFPELCNHSPELLSHHFAQARCWEKSVDYSRQAAVNATSRAAHQEAKRHLRSALESLANLEGSVARAKNEVQIRSLLGVHLQSIHGYIAPEVRENYERALELCEILNDPLEKFPVLYGLFRYFMLQSQLDKANELASQLLALSSQTGRASHIVVAHRAIGSTLVYQGELLRARKHLEQVLSMEATADLRAEVAKIDVVDLWVTSRSYLAWALWLMGDTERSLAESERAIAEGQQLKHPTAYILPVGFSQWLHQFRNDVDRTEQTCDLSDQLGEKYGFPFWNAWTLAIRGWVQDARGDSLAATTTMREGIRQWRASGNAAGCHYLFALLAQAWINACDTDRAAEALNEAQQFSDETGERFYESEIARLRGEVAMRNGDGENVSITWFRRAVEIAKKQNAKSLELRAVESLAKIKCPRE from the coding sequence ATGACGACGGTACACGAACCTGATCTGCCATCCAACATCGGTCGCTACGTCATCCGATCGCGTTTGGGGCAAGGTGCCTTCGGGTCCGTTTACCTTGCCTTCGATTTGGATGGCGAGCGAGAGGTGGCTCTCAAGTTGCCCCGAGTCGACCGAAATCAACAGCCTGATGTTTTGAACGAAGCACGCTCGCTTGGCCAGCTTTCCCACTCGGGGATCGTGTCGATACAGGATGTCGGAACAAACAACGGAAATTGCTACATCGTTTCCGAATATCTCAAAGGGCCAAGCTTGCGAGAGTACTTGCAGGGCAATCGGCCAACGGTCACCGAATCGATTCGGATCGCGATTGCTTTGGCTGACGCGCTGGCTCACGCCCATGCACACCGAGTCGTTCATCGTGATTTGAAACCTGAAAATGTCATTCTTGTTGGCGGACGGTCCCCCGTCATCATCGACTTTAATCTTGCCATCAATGATGTGCCTCATGAATTGCAGCGGCGTCAAAAAGGCGTCGTTGCCGGTACACATGCTTACATGGCTCCCGAGCAGGTCATCGGTGAAGGGCATCGTATCGACGGAAGGACGGACATCTACGCCTTGGGCGTCATTCTTTACGAAATGTTGACCGGTCAGACTCCTTTCCGGTCCAATCCGTCGAGCACGTTGATGAAGCAGATTCGTGAAGACGATCCTCAACCGCCCCGACAATTGATGCGAGCATTACCGCCGCTGCTTGAGGCGATTTGCATGAAGTCGATGGCCAAGGACTTTCCCGATCGCTACACCACGGCGGATGATTTTGCATCGCATCTTCGGCAAGCACTGCAGAATCCGAATCAAGAATTGCACAAAACCATTCCGCCTCCCGAACTCATTACGACGCATTCGCTTCGCACTGATTCGTCCGCTTCTCGATCGCATCGAGCGACACGCCGACGTGTCACCGTCGTGCAGCTCAACAGTAACGTGTTTGACTCAAACGAGATCTTCCAGCGTTTGGAACTGGGTGAGCAAATTCAGATTCTGGAAGCATTCCAAGCACTCTGTCGTGACATCGTGTCGCGTCAATTGGGGCAGGTCGTCCAGATGACTGATCAAGGACTACTGGCGTGCTTTGGATTCCCAGTGTCCGTTGAAGATTCGACACAGCGCGCCGTTCGCGCGGGGATCGAGCTTCAACAAGAAATCACAGCGTTCAGTGCAAAACTTCATCGAAAGAAGGGTGTCCGGCTCTCGGCTTCTGTGGTGATTCACACCGACCAAGCGATCCTGCGAACCATCGATGACGAAACCGTTTCATTGTCCGGTCGCATACTTACAGTCGTTAATCAAATGGGCGTGACTGCGGGGGCTGGCGCGATCGTGGCAACCGAGGACACGCACCGGTTGGTGAAGGGATTCTTTGATTTTCAGTCTACCGAGTCACTCCGACTCAGAGACGGCGAAGAGATGCTCTTGCATCATGTCGCTTCCGAACGCATCCGCAGCAGGTTTGATGTTGCGCGAGTGCACGGACGACTGACACGACTGGTCGGTCGTGCATCCGAAACGAACATGCTTTCCGAGACTTGGTCGAGTGTTTGCAGCGGTCGAGGGAAAGCGGTTTTTATTCAAGGCGAAGCGGGAATCGGAAAATCACGACTGATTTTTGAGTTAAAGCAACATGTTCACAGAGCATCGCCGCATGCGATGATTCTTGACTGGTCTGCTGATCCGCAGCGTCAATCCACCAGTCTGTATCCGGCCGTCCGCTCCTTGAAGCTCTTGCTTGGATTTAGCGAAGAAATTCCACCTATCAAACAACTAAGCAAGCTCGTCCGTCATTTGGATGATTTGGGGATCGAGGGCGACGAGGAAGTTGCACTGATGGCCTCGCTGCTATCGATACCGCTTGCCGGGTGTTATCCACCACTCGAATCGTCTCCCCAACAGAAGAAGGAGAAGACACTTGAATTGGTGCTGAAGTGGTTTTCGCGAGTTGCACAGAGGTCAACTCTTTTTTTTGCCGTCGAAGACCTGCACTGGATCGATCCATCCAGTCTGGAGCTGCTCGACCGATTGATTTCGACTGGACTGGACGATCGAATTCTTCTCGTGGCGACCTTTCGCCCTGAGTTCCAGAAGCAATGGCAAGCTGACTCGCAAGTCAACTGGATTGAGCTAGGTGGACTAGAACAGCAGGATATCAGCGAAATGATTCTGCAATGTTCGTCGATGGAGGCGATCCCCGCCGAGATGGAAAGTTTGTTGGCGCAGCGTACCGATGGCGTCCCATTGTTCATTGAAGAATTCGCGTCGATGATCCTGTCTGGCTCGGCGACCATTAGCGACGTGCCCGAGACGCTGCAAGAATTGTTGATGGCACGGTTGGACCAAGTGGAAAGCAACATGGAAGTCGTCCAGCTTGGTGCAGCAATCGGGCGAGAGTTTCGACTCGATTTGGCAACCGCAGTGTCGGGAATCCCAGAGTCGGAATTTCAAAGCGAACTCGACCGCCTGCTACGAGCTGATTTGGTCTATCGTTATGGACATGGGAAATCGACGAGATACGTATTTAAACATGCGTTAATTCAAGACGTTGCCTATCGAGCGATGATCAAGAAGGATCGGCGAAACGTGCATCTGAAGATCGCGACTGTCTGCGAAGAACAGTTTCCTGAACTGTGTAACCATAGCCCCGAATTGCTTTCCCATCACTTCGCTCAGGCACGCTGCTGGGAAAAGTCAGTGGATTACTCACGGCAGGCTGCTGTCAATGCAACGAGTCGCGCTGCGCACCAGGAGGCGAAAAGACACCTGCGATCTGCTCTGGAAAGCCTGGCGAATCTGGAGGGGTCCGTTGCACGTGCAAAAAATGAGGTGCAGATACGAAGCTTGCTTGGTGTTCACCTACAGTCGATCCATGGCTACATCGCTCCCGAGGTGCGCGAGAACTATGAACGGGCGTTGGAGCTGTGCGAAATACTGAATGACCCACTGGAGAAGTTTCCAGTACTGTATGGATTATTTCGCTACTTCATGTTGCAGTCACAACTGGACAAAGCCAACGAACTGGCAAGCCAACTGCTAGCACTCTCCTCGCAGACAGGTCGTGCAAGTCACATTGTCGTTGCCCATCGTGCGATTGGTTCGACACTCGTCTACCAGGGAGAACTACTTCGCGCCCGTAAGCATCTTGAGCAGGTCTTATCCATGGAGGCGACTGCCGACTTGAGAGCAGAAGTTGCCAAAATCGATGTCGTGGATCTCTGGGTAACGAGCCGAAGCTATTTGGCCTGGGCGTTATGGCTGATGGGGGACACCGAACGATCTTTGGCGGAGAGCGAGCGAGCAATCGCTGAAGGTCAGCAGTTAAAACATCCTACGGCCTACATACTTCCGGTAGGCTTCTCGCAATGGCTGCACCAATTCAGAAACGATGTGGATCGTACCGAGCAGACGTGTGACCTCTCGGATCAACTTGGGGAGAAATACGGTTTTCCATTTTGGAATGCATGGACGCTGGCAATCCGTGGTTGGGTTCAAGACGCGCGCGGTGATTCTTTGGCGGCGACAACGACCATGCGCGAAGGAATCCGGCAATGGCGAGCGTCCGGGAACGCCGCAGGCTGTCACTACCTGTTTGCACTGCTCGCGCAAGCCTGGATCAACGCGTGTGACACCGACCGCGCCGCCGAAGCGCTTAACGAAGCACAGCAGTTTTCCGACGAGACGGGGGAACGATTCTACGAGTCAGAAATTGCCAGACTTCGCGGAGAGGTTGCCATGCGAAATGGAGACGGAGAAAACGTCTCGATAACGTGGTTTCGCCGGGCTGTCGAAATCGCCAAGAAGCAGAATGCCAAGTCGCTCGAACTACGAGCAGTCGAGTCCCTCGCAAAAATTAAGTGCCCGAGAGAATAG
- a CDS encoding ECF-type sigma factor, protein MSNLSDSPENVSRCLRAVEEGDETATTELWEYVYPRLLAYSRQKLPRHLRRVLDEEDVALSAFKSFCAGATRGSLGEILGEDELWRLLFCISSRKASGYRREQSSQKRGGGKVSGESAFADTGSRGLDQMPDTGRSLAQFSADCQHLMDTLEDDVLQTIALLRIEGYSVDEIAARIDLSKRSVERRLNLIRQIWSAEGESE, encoded by the coding sequence ATGTCCAACCTTTCCGATTCGCCAGAAAACGTCAGTCGCTGCCTTCGCGCAGTGGAGGAGGGCGACGAAACCGCGACGACCGAGCTATGGGAGTACGTTTATCCTCGGCTGCTTGCGTACTCCCGCCAGAAATTGCCCCGCCACCTGCGACGGGTACTGGATGAGGAAGACGTTGCGCTCAGCGCATTCAAAAGCTTTTGTGCCGGTGCGACGCGAGGCTCACTTGGCGAGATTTTGGGTGAAGACGAGCTATGGCGGCTTCTGTTTTGTATTTCGTCACGCAAGGCCAGCGGCTACCGACGGGAACAGTCCAGCCAAAAACGCGGCGGTGGCAAGGTCAGTGGTGAATCCGCGTTCGCCGACACAGGGAGCCGTGGTCTTGACCAGATGCCGGATACCGGACGATCGCTGGCACAGTTTTCTGCGGACTGCCAACACTTAATGGATACACTCGAAGACGACGTTTTGCAAACAATCGCACTACTAAGAATCGAAGGCTACTCAGTGGATGAGATCGCCGCACGAATTGACTTGTCAAAACGAAGCGTTGAACGAAGGCTCAATTTGATTCGGCAGATCTGGTCGGCCGAAGGGGAAAGTGAATGA